One genomic segment of Gottschalkia acidurici 9a includes these proteins:
- a CDS encoding GNAT family N-acetyltransferase — protein sequence MKYIIETSRLRLRHIMHDDFPELCKILQNIDVMYAWEHAFTDNEVMEWIEKNIERYKKDGYSYFLAIEKANNQIVGLIGPLVEDIESESHIGVAYILNKEHWHKGYAVEGVKASIDYAFKTLGAEKVIAQIRPENINSRKVAEKLGMIVEGEYIKYYKGKEMPHLIYSIKKDTKI from the coding sequence ATGAAATATATTATCGAAACATCAAGGTTAAGGTTAAGGCATATAATGCATGATGACTTCCCAGAACTATGTAAGATATTGCAAAACATAGATGTTATGTATGCATGGGAACATGCATTTACAGATAATGAAGTAATGGAATGGATAGAAAAAAATATAGAACGATATAAAAAAGATGGATATAGTTATTTTCTAGCTATAGAAAAGGCAAATAATCAGATAGTAGGATTAATAGGTCCACTAGTGGAAGATATAGAAAGTGAAAGTCATATTGGTGTTGCATATATTTTAAATAAAGAACATTGGCACAAAGGTTATGCAGTAGAAGGAGTTAAAGCTTCTATAGATTATGCGTTTAAAACTCTTGGTGCAGAAAAGGTTATAGCACAAATTAGACCTGAAAATATAAATTCACGTAAGGTAGCTGAAAAACTAGGAATGATTGTTGAAGGTGAATATATAAAGTATTATAAGGGAAAAGAAATGCCTCATTTAATTTATAGTATTAAAAAAGATACTAAAATATAA